A single window of Channa argus isolate prfri chromosome 2, Channa argus male v1.0, whole genome shotgun sequence DNA harbors:
- the mmp2 gene encoding 72 kDa type IV collagenase, with protein sequence MGFPTIFSCRRVVVKVFLIQFVALQATNAAPSPIIRFPGDDSPKTDKEVALHYLNKFYGCPQDRCNLMVLKDTLKKMQKFFSLQETGEVDSKTVEIMKKPRCGVPDVANYNFFHRKPMWQKTDVTYRILGYSLDLDEEVINDAFFRAFKVWSDVTPLSFTRIMDGEADIMINFGRNEHGDGYPFDGKDGLLAHAFAPGPGIGGDSHFDDDEQWTLGEGQVVKVKFGNADGEFCKFPFLFMGTEYNSCTAQGRDDGFLWCSTTYNFDEDGKYGFCPHELLFTVAGNAEGAPCKFPFTFQGEKYDSCTTQGRDDGYRWCATTEDYDRDKTYGFCPETAMSTVGGNGDGSPCVFPFTFLGNTYDSCTSSGRSDGKMWCATTKSYDDDRKWGFCPDQGYSLFLVAAHEFGHALGLEHSQDPGALMAPIYTFTKDFRLSQDDIKGIQELYGVPTDKPLPPTQGPVTPMDICNEPVVFDAVAQIRGETFFFKDRFLFRSVNFRSKPNGPLLVATYWPDLPSKIDAAYEDPVEEKTVFFSGNELWVYRADQLERGYPKRLTSLDLPSDLQHIDAAFNFGKNRKTYLFAGEKFWRYDEDKKNMDPGFPKLIAESWNGIPDGIDSAFSLNGIDYSYFFKGNHYFKLEDSSLKIVKLGEVTKDWLGC encoded by the exons ATGGGATTTCCGACGATATTTAGTTGTCGTCGGGTTGTTGTCAAAGTGTTTTTGATTCAGTTCGTTGCACTTCAAGCAACAAACGCTGCCCCTTCGCCCATTATCAGGTTTCCTGGAGACGACTCCcccaaaacagacaaagaagtTGCTCTG CACTATCTCAATAAATTCTATGGATGCCCACAAGACAGATGTAACCTCATGGTCCTCAAGGACACATTGAAGAAAATGCAGAAGTTCTTCTCTCTGCAAGAAACTGGGGAGGTGGATTCCAAAACTGTGGAGATCATGAAAAAGCCCCGCTGCGGCGTCCCAGATGTGGCCAATTACAATTTCTTTCACAGGAAACCCATGTGGCAGAAGACCGACGTCACCTACAG AATTCTTGGATACAGTCTTGATCTGGATGAGGAAGTCATTAATGATGCTTTCTTCAGAGCCTTCAAAGTATGGAGTGATGTTACCCCACTGTCATTCACCCGCATCATGGACGGAGAGGCTGATATCATGATAAATTTTGGCCGTAATG AGCACGGAGATGGTTACCCTTTCGACGGCAAAGATGGCCTCTTGGCTCACGCCTTCGCTCCAGGGCCAGGAATTGGGGGAGACTCCCActttgatgatgatgagcaGTGGACACTGGGAGAAGGCCAAG tGGTGAAGGTGAAGTTTGGAAATGCAGATGGAGAGTTCTGTAAATTCCCCTTTTTGTTCATGGGCACTGAGTATAACAGCTGTACAGCCCAGGGCCGTGATGATGGCTTCCTGTGGTGCTCCACCACTTACAACTTTGATGAAGATGGCAAATATGGATTCTGCCCTCATGAAT TACTGTTCACTGTGGCTGGAAACGCAGAAGGGGCGCCATGTAAATTCCCCTTCACCTTTCAGGGTGAAAAGTATGACAGCTGCACAACTCAGGGCAGAGATGATGGTTACCGCTGGTGTGCCACTACTGAGGACTATGACCGTGACAAAACCTACGGGTTCTGCCCTGAAACTG CCATGTCAACAGTGGGAGGAAACGGAGATGGGAGTCCCTGCGTCTTCCCATTCACCTTCCTGGGAAACACCTATGATTCCTGCACCTCGTCTGGGCGCAGCGACGGGAAGATGTGGTGCGCTACCACCAAGAGCTACGATGATGATCGCAAATGGGGTTTCTGTCCTGATCAAG GCTACAGTTTGTTCCTGGTGGCAGCCCATGAGTTTGGTCACGCCCTTGGCTTGGAGCACTCTCAGGACCCTGGAGCACTGATGGCCCCGATTTACACCTTCACTAAAGACTTCAGACTTTCGCAGGATGACATCAAAGGCATCCAGGAACTCTATG GTGTGCCCACAGACAAACCTTTGCCACCAACCCAAGGCCCAGTCACCCCAATGGACATCTGTAATGAGCCAGTTGTCTTTGATGCTGTAGCTCAAATTAGGGGAGAAACTTTCTTCTTCAAAGACAG gtTCTTGTTCAGGTCAGTGAACTTCAGAAGCAAACCCAACGGTCCTTTGCTAGTGGCCACCTACTGGCCTGACCTGCCTTCCAAGATAGATGCTGCTTATGAGGACCCAGTGGAGGAAAAAACGGTCTTTTTCTCAG GAAACGAGTTATGGGTATACAGAGCCGATCAGTTGGAGAGAGGTTATCCAAAGAGGCTCACCAGCCTTGATCTCCCCTCTGACCTCCAGCATATTGATGCTGCCTTCAACTTTGGGAAGAACAGGAAGACCTATCTATTTGCTGGGGAAAAATTCTGGAG ATACGATGAAGATAAGAAGAATATGGATCCTGGCTTCCCTAAACTTATTGCTGAATCCTGGAACGGCATCCCAGATGGCATAGACTCTGCATTCAGTCTTAATGGCATTG ATTACAGCTATTTCTTCAAAGGCAACCACTATTTCAAACTGGAAGACAGCAGCTTGAAGATTGTCAAGTTGGGTGAAGTCACAAAGGACTGGCTCGGTTGTTGA